The following proteins are encoded in a genomic region of Aerococcaceae bacterium DSM 111021:
- a CDS encoding alpha/beta hydrolase, with translation MKVTADMIHPELRRKGKWIQRLQPKMNQWAMKKLGKQSQRSLRGKYSGPNRLREVWIPREDGTQLRLCVFRPRQRVHSDKEIFLTQSKNQWDSTDQGVPGLLWLHGGGYSLGAPEQDAIFIDSFIEVSGCVVVAPDYTLSGETPYPTAVEDSYLALKWLKDHADDYGVRADQLFVGGNSAGGGLTAALSLLARDREEVNIAFQMPLYPMLDASMQTTSAQNNNGPIWNSHYNELAWKMYLGPLYQTDQVPIYASPIKAKDYSKLPPTYTHAGTIEPFFDETVNYIGYLLDAGVPVHFKLFEGAYHAFDIIQPNTLIAQEARAHLLATFKYAVKNYFAKQPD, from the coding sequence ATGAAAGTAACTGCAGATATGATACATCCAGAACTGCGACGAAAAGGAAAATGGATACAACGATTACAACCTAAAATGAATCAATGGGCAATGAAAAAATTAGGAAAACAATCTCAACGGTCATTACGAGGTAAATATAGTGGCCCGAATCGCTTACGAGAAGTTTGGATTCCTAGAGAAGATGGAACACAACTAAGACTATGTGTTTTTCGACCGCGTCAGCGTGTGCATTCAGATAAAGAAATCTTCCTCACACAGTCTAAGAATCAGTGGGATTCAACAGATCAAGGCGTACCCGGTCTTCTTTGGTTGCATGGTGGGGGGTATTCTTTAGGTGCGCCTGAGCAAGATGCAATTTTTATTGATAGCTTTATTGAAGTGAGTGGGTGCGTCGTTGTTGCTCCCGATTATACATTATCAGGTGAAACACCTTATCCCACAGCTGTTGAAGACTCATACTTGGCGCTAAAATGGTTAAAAGATCATGCGGATGACTATGGAGTAAGAGCAGATCAACTTTTTGTCGGCGGAAATAGTGCTGGTGGAGGTTTGACTGCAGCTTTATCTCTTTTAGCAAGAGACCGTGAAGAGGTGAATATAGCTTTTCAGATGCCTTTATACCCAATGTTGGACGCGAGTATGCAGACTACTTCTGCTCAAAATAATAATGGGCCGATTTGGAATAGTCATTATAATGAATTAGCATGGAAGATGTACTTAGGTCCATTGTATCAAACCGACCAGGTACCCATCTATGCTTCACCAATAAAAGCAAAAGACTATTCAAAATTACCTCCAACTTACACACATGCCGGAACAATCGAACCGTTCTTTGATGAGACGGTAAATTATATTGGTTACTTACTTGATGCAGGTGTGCCAGTGCATTTCAAATTATTCGAAGGGGCTTATCATGCCTTCGATATTATTCAACCGAACACACTGATCGCCCAAGAGGCTCGAGCGCATCTTCTTGCAACTTTTAAATATGCAGTAAAAAATTATTTCGCAAAACAACCAGATTAA
- a CDS encoding GNAT family N-acetyltransferase — MIYFQTERLILRDWKQADIEPFICMNQNEEVMRYFPKTLTKEQSLHFIEKIQAEFDERGHGLYAVEERESEEFIGYIGLHQATFDADFTSCTEIGWRLKRDAWGKGYATEAAKACLSYGFDVLDLKTIYSFTAKINQPSRNVMNKIGMSFIKEFNHPNLSSGHSLERHVLFSKSSTDEFISNAQSS, encoded by the coding sequence ATGATTTATTTTCAAACTGAACGATTAATATTGAGAGATTGGAAGCAAGCGGATATCGAACCGTTTATCTGTATGAATCAAAATGAAGAGGTCATGCGTTATTTTCCAAAGACTTTAACAAAAGAACAATCATTACACTTTATTGAGAAAATTCAAGCTGAATTCGACGAGAGGGGTCATGGTTTATATGCGGTTGAGGAGAGAGAATCCGAGGAATTCATTGGCTATATAGGTCTTCATCAAGCTACGTTTGATGCTGATTTTACATCATGTACAGAGATAGGTTGGCGTCTCAAACGTGATGCTTGGGGGAAAGGGTATGCAACTGAAGCGGCTAAAGCTTGCTTATCATATGGATTTGACGTTTTAGATCTGAAAACAATATATAGTTTCACCGCAAAAATAAATCAGCCATCAAGAAATGTCATGAATAAAATCGGTATGAGCTTTATCAAGGAATTTAATCACCCTAATCTTTCTAGTGGGCACAGCTTAGAAAGACATGTGCTATTTAGCAAATCATCAACGGACGAGTTCATATCAAATGCACAATCTTCCTAA
- the rpmG gene encoding 50S ribosomal protein L33, with protein MRNNILMECKETGERLYLTTKNHRNNPDRLELKKYSPKLRRRTLFAEVKK; from the coding sequence ATGCGTAACAACATTTTAATGGAATGCAAAGAAACTGGCGAACGTTTATACTTAACAACGAAAAATCACCGTAATAACCCTGATCGTCTTGAATTGAAGAAATATTCACCTAAATTAAGACGACGTACTTTATTCGCAGAAGTAAAAAAATAA
- the rpsN gene encoding 30S ribosomal protein S14 — protein MAKKSKIAKYEKQLALVEHYATLRHELKAAGDYEALNKLPLDSNPNRLRLRDNIDGRPRGYMRKFGMSRVNFRKFAHLGQIPGVHKASW, from the coding sequence TTGGCAAAAAAATCAAAAATTGCAAAATACGAAAAACAACTCGCACTTGTCGAGCATTATGCTACATTACGTCATGAGTTAAAAGCAGCCGGCGATTACGAAGCGTTAAACAAATTACCCCTCGATTCCAATCCAAATCGCTTACGGTTACGCGATAATATCGATGGGAGACCAAGAGGATATATGCGTAAATTTGGTATGTCCCGTGTCAATTTCCGGAAATTTGCTCATTTAGGTCAAATTCCCGGTGTGCATAAAGCGAGCTGGTAA
- a CDS encoding putative metal homeostasis protein: MVKMTVSSAYRDLKSPNIKTRKRALKLIKEAKRQKLI; this comes from the coding sequence ATGGTAAAAATGACTGTTTCTAGCGCTTATCGTGATTTAAAGAGTCCCAATATTAAAACACGTAAACGGGCTTTGAAATTAATTAAAGAAGCAAAACGACAAAAACTTATCTAA
- a CDS encoding peptide ABC transporter substrate-binding protein, with the protein MKAFLILAFALLSIGLITPVSVSYAQEEKILNVAIASEPPSIDPALGNENISGAVIRNTFERLTWLDTEGVPQPAVAESWEASEDGLTYTFHLREGSQWTNGKPVTAHDFEYSWKRTLNPETLSQSAALFYIIEGAEEYNVGDGSAEDVGVTALDDYTLEVTLINPAPYFLDLINGQAFSPVLQSVVEADPGWATEAGDGYVSNGPFTLIEWVHNGHITLGKNDTYWDSENVHLDQVNMQIIESQSTANNAFQAGEIDYVGNPFTYVSLDALEIYRENGQLTIADEGSVYYYTINTQDEIMSNLNMRKALALAIDRQSLIDNVLKGGENPAMGLVPPSINGFENKEPYFSDNDPEAAREFLSQALEELGLSDPSELTLSLDFNTSEAHSAVAQFIQNNWIDNLGINVELSNAEWQVHLDNLGSQNYQVARLGWSSRYNDGTSLLNMYLTPTTGNNYTGWDSEEYRRLLEQADSELDSEKRIDLLKEAEALFIEEMPVIPIYYYSNPYVVQDHVLNMVPDSLGHVNLKPVDIVLE; encoded by the coding sequence ATGAAAGCGTTTTTAATATTAGCCTTCGCCTTATTATCCATCGGTCTCATTACTCCAGTCAGTGTGTCTTATGCACAAGAAGAAAAAATTCTGAATGTAGCGATCGCCTCAGAACCTCCATCAATTGATCCAGCTTTAGGGAATGAGAATATATCTGGGGCTGTTATCCGTAATACCTTTGAACGATTAACATGGTTAGACACCGAAGGTGTTCCTCAACCTGCGGTTGCAGAATCATGGGAAGCAAGCGAAGATGGTTTAACTTACACGTTTCACTTAAGAGAAGGTTCTCAATGGACCAACGGTAAACCTGTAACGGCTCATGATTTTGAGTATAGTTGGAAACGGACATTGAATCCAGAAACTCTATCTCAATCTGCTGCTTTATTTTATATTATAGAAGGTGCAGAAGAATATAATGTTGGTGATGGATCTGCTGAAGATGTGGGTGTAACAGCTTTAGATGATTACACTTTAGAAGTGACTTTAATTAACCCTGCTCCTTATTTTTTAGATTTAATTAACGGACAAGCTTTCTCACCTGTACTTCAATCTGTGGTAGAAGCGGATCCAGGTTGGGCAACCGAAGCGGGTGATGGATATGTATCAAATGGTCCATTCACTTTGATTGAATGGGTTCATAATGGACATATTACATTAGGTAAAAATGATACTTACTGGGATAGTGAAAACGTTCATTTGGATCAAGTAAATATGCAAATTATCGAATCACAATCTACAGCGAACAACGCCTTTCAAGCTGGTGAGATTGACTATGTCGGTAATCCATTTACCTACGTTTCTTTAGATGCGTTAGAGATATACCGGGAGAATGGTCAGTTAACGATTGCGGATGAAGGTTCTGTCTACTACTACACTATCAATACTCAAGACGAGATTATGTCTAACTTAAACATGCGTAAAGCACTAGCTTTAGCCATTGACCGTCAGAGTTTAATTGATAACGTATTAAAAGGTGGAGAGAATCCTGCTATGGGACTTGTTCCTCCTTCAATTAATGGGTTTGAAAATAAAGAACCTTACTTCTCAGACAATGACCCAGAAGCCGCAAGAGAGTTTTTGAGTCAAGCTTTAGAAGAATTAGGTCTATCTGATCCGAGTGAGTTGACCCTTTCACTCGATTTTAATACGAGTGAAGCGCATTCAGCTGTTGCTCAATTTATTCAAAATAATTGGATCGATAATTTAGGTATAAACGTTGAACTTTCGAATGCAGAGTGGCAAGTACATCTCGATAATCTAGGCTCGCAAAATTACCAAGTAGCTCGTTTAGGTTGGTCTTCAAGATATAATGATGGAACATCACTATTAAACATGTACTTAACTCCGACTACTGGGAACAATTATACAGGATGGGATAGTGAAGAATATCGTAGACTACTTGAACAAGCAGATAGTGAATTAGATTCGGAAAAACGAATTGATCTATTAAAGGAAGCAGAGGCTCTCTTTATCGAAGAAATGCCCGTTATTCCAATCTACTACTACAGTAATCCGTATGTTGTGCAAGATCACGTCCTGAATATGGTCCCTGACTCACTTGGACATGTTAACTTAAAACCAGTGGATATTGTGCTTGAATAA
- a CDS encoding TetR/AcrR family transcriptional regulator yields the protein MLENQQFNRLDDAKKERILNAAFKEFAEKGFDDASTNRIAKEANISKGSLFNYFNNKEDLFKYLIELSLKRINTMYFQKVNYDITDIFDRIIHFSQIKSQGYPRYKDTFDFLGHIFVNISRYTTIYEGLAQAHQTIKQQVDNVLNKDIDLTKFREDIDAEKALNLIYWSIEGYRSNLVTHFSDKDFTEINPSDLTPLYDEFFAYIHLLKTVYYKPIYVTDGSK from the coding sequence TTGTTAGAAAACCAACAATTTAATCGACTTGATGATGCAAAGAAAGAACGCATTTTAAATGCAGCTTTTAAAGAATTTGCTGAAAAAGGCTTTGATGACGCTTCAACAAATCGGATTGCTAAGGAAGCGAATATTAGTAAAGGAAGCTTGTTTAATTATTTCAATAACAAGGAAGACTTGTTTAAGTATTTAATTGAATTATCTTTAAAACGCATTAATACAATGTATTTTCAGAAGGTTAATTATGACATTACTGATATTTTCGATCGGATTATTCATTTTTCACAAATTAAAAGTCAAGGATATCCTAGATATAAAGATACGTTTGATTTTCTAGGTCATATTTTTGTAAATATTTCACGTTATACAACTATTTATGAAGGCTTAGCACAGGCACATCAAACAATTAAGCAACAAGTTGATAATGTATTAAATAAAGATATTGATTTAACAAAATTTCGTGAGGATATTGATGCTGAGAAAGCATTGAATCTAATTTATTGGTCGATAGAAGGTTATCGCAGCAATCTTGTGACGCATTTTTCTGATAAGGATTTTACAGAAATAAATCCCTCAGACTTAACACCACTTTATGATGAATTTTTTGCTTATATTCATTTATTGAAGACGGTATATTACAAACCAATATATGTTACTGACGGTTCTAAATAA
- a CDS encoding ABC transporter ATP-binding protein — protein sequence MSNVIEVQNLTKRFGKFTALDKVNLNVNKGEVHGFIGPNGAGKSTTIRVLLGMLKANSGLVKVFDQDAWQQSVDIHRRIAYVPGDTNLWPNLTGGQIIDLLLKMHGGQVNQERLEDLIQRFELDPTKKSRTYSKGNRQKVVLIAAFAADVDLYILDEPTSGLDPLMERLFQELIFEAKENGKSVLLSSHILSEVERLCDSVSIIGKGQIIESGTLDELRHLTRNKLTVQTEKPMNNLAQLEGVHELIEMDGNRYQMQIDSPKLNKIMQHFSNFNLINLESQPPTLEDLFLHHYENPQGGQ from the coding sequence ATGTCAAACGTAATTGAAGTACAAAATTTAACGAAAAGATTTGGTAAGTTCACAGCATTAGATAAGGTCAATCTTAATGTTAATAAAGGCGAAGTCCATGGATTTATTGGGCCAAATGGTGCCGGTAAATCAACTACCATTCGTGTTTTATTAGGTATGTTAAAAGCTAATTCAGGTCTGGTTAAAGTATTTGATCAAGATGCTTGGCAACAATCAGTAGATATTCATAGACGCATTGCTTACGTACCAGGAGACACTAATCTTTGGCCAAATCTAACCGGTGGGCAAATCATTGATTTATTGCTGAAGATGCACGGTGGTCAAGTGAATCAAGAACGTTTAGAGGATTTGATACAACGCTTCGAACTTGACCCTACAAAAAAGAGTCGGACTTATTCTAAAGGAAACCGCCAGAAAGTTGTCTTGATTGCCGCTTTTGCAGCAGATGTGGATTTATATATTTTAGACGAGCCTACTTCTGGTCTGGACCCGTTAATGGAACGTCTTTTCCAAGAACTTATCTTTGAAGCTAAAGAAAATGGAAAAAGTGTTCTCTTATCAAGTCATATTTTATCTGAAGTGGAGCGTCTGTGTGACAGTGTTTCCATTATTGGTAAAGGCCAAATAATTGAGTCAGGTACGCTAGATGAGTTGCGTCATTTAACTCGAAATAAATTAACAGTTCAAACTGAAAAACCGATGAATAATTTAGCTCAATTAGAGGGTGTTCATGAATTAATTGAAATGGATGGGAATCGCTATCAGATGCAGATTGATAGCCCTAAACTTAATAAAATTATGCAACATTTCTCAAATTTTAATCTGATAAATTTAGAAAGCCAACCGCCTACTTTGGAAGATCTATTCTTACATCATTATGAGAATCCGCAAGGAGGTCAGTAG
- a CDS encoding ABC-2 transporter permease, producing the protein MLTQLFKETNRIFSLLLRQHRLNIILWLIGIVGLTLGVAYVYPMIYENQSDLMGLGITMQNPAMTAMLGPAQLPADYTAAIAFAGEMLLFTAVGMAVMNILLASTTTRLDEEEGRLELVQSLPVGKLSYATAATLLMFLLNAAITLAIAIGLGLMGNADFTWEASFLYGAVLGATGLFFSGVTFIAAQLSETTRGTRSIAFSVLILSYIIRAFGDVSNETLSLFSPLGWTVRTEVFATNEWWPIIGLIVGAALLIGVGFILNHRRDIFQGLLPQYPGKKNASWFLKTLPGFVWSQEKVKLISWSLGVFLIATAFGAILGDLETYFADMDILQAFLPNLDTASLTEEFIRLLFAIMSLFTSIPAVTMITSLKHEEDVGRLDIIYSRSVSRTKLLLTYYLIGLVFIAMMQLLMAVGIYYSASFMMDEPLSLVTFVEIALLYIPAIWFLLSLTTFILGFVPKVLQLIWLYLTFSFIVSYLGNLMEFPEWLNNLSIFHHTPVEFDVYPLLAISVLAIVLSSLGFVAYNRRDLNN; encoded by the coding sequence ATGCTCACACAGCTTTTTAAAGAGACTAACCGAATTTTTAGTTTGCTATTGCGTCAACATCGGCTAAATATTATTCTTTGGCTAATTGGGATTGTTGGACTGACTTTAGGCGTGGCTTACGTTTACCCTATGATTTACGAAAACCAAAGTGACTTGATGGGCTTAGGAATTACAATGCAAAACCCTGCCATGACTGCGATGTTAGGTCCTGCACAATTACCAGCGGACTACACAGCTGCTATTGCTTTTGCTGGAGAGATGTTGTTATTTACAGCAGTTGGAATGGCCGTTATGAACATTTTATTGGCTAGCACGACAACACGGTTGGATGAAGAGGAAGGTAGACTAGAGCTCGTTCAATCATTACCCGTTGGGAAATTATCTTATGCAACTGCTGCAACTTTATTAATGTTTTTACTCAATGCAGCCATTACATTAGCAATTGCTATTGGCCTGGGTCTCATGGGCAATGCTGATTTTACTTGGGAAGCTTCATTTTTATATGGGGCGGTCCTTGGAGCTACTGGATTATTCTTTTCAGGTGTCACCTTTATTGCTGCTCAATTGAGTGAGACAACTCGAGGAACGCGTAGCATCGCATTCTCTGTGCTCATTCTTTCATATATTATTCGTGCTTTTGGAGACGTTAGTAATGAAACATTGTCCCTTTTTTCTCCTTTAGGTTGGACAGTACGAACAGAAGTATTTGCTACTAATGAATGGTGGCCAATTATTGGATTGATTGTTGGGGCGGCGCTTTTGATTGGAGTCGGTTTTATATTAAATCATCGTCGCGATATTTTCCAAGGTTTGTTGCCCCAATATCCTGGTAAGAAAAATGCTTCTTGGTTCTTGAAAACTTTACCTGGTTTTGTCTGGAGTCAAGAAAAAGTAAAATTAATTTCATGGTCTTTAGGAGTCTTCCTTATAGCAACGGCCTTCGGTGCGATTTTAGGTGATCTTGAAACATATTTTGCTGACATGGATATTTTGCAAGCTTTTCTACCAAATTTGGACACTGCCTCTTTGACTGAGGAATTTATTCGACTATTGTTCGCAATTATGTCCCTATTTACCAGTATTCCTGCTGTGACTATGATAACGAGTCTGAAACACGAGGAAGATGTTGGACGATTAGACATTATTTACAGTCGATCCGTTTCGAGGACTAAGTTGCTACTGACCTATTATTTAATCGGTTTAGTATTTATTGCAATGATGCAACTTTTAATGGCAGTTGGTATTTACTATTCTGCGAGTTTTATGATGGATGAGCCTTTATCACTCGTAACTTTTGTAGAAATAGCCTTGTTATATATCCCTGCCATTTGGTTTCTATTAAGTTTAACTACTTTCATACTAGGATTCGTTCCTAAAGTCCTACAATTGATTTGGCTTTACTTAACGTTCTCTTTCATCGTGAGTTATTTAGGTAATCTAATGGAGTTTCCAGAATGGTTAAATAACTTATCTATCTTTCACCACACTCCGGTGGAATTTGATGTATACCCTTTATTGGCCATTAGCGTATTAGCTATTGTACTTTCGTCGCTTGGTTTTGTTGCTTATAACCGACGTGATTTGAATAATTAA
- a CDS encoding glycerophosphodiester phosphodiesterase family protein, producing MSENIIKQTKNDKKFLIMSHRGFWGGNVIQNTRQAAITAKKAGADIIEVDVCRSSDGVYYLFHKLSVRMLLNVDKEFEEMTSEEIDSLVLLNSNAERSGYRVEKLKDFLDWLPLNYIVNIDRSSDYWEDEAFFEMLVRSGKKDLLFLKAPAEPKYLEQLNKANLNIPFVAIAYEQADFERVKAYDNIRLIGVDLRIDDLNNHSLLESNWLNKMINQDMMIIANSEHLGREYKLFDVLDDTAAILGSETYVWSIMRKYGVNVIKTDWPNFVNDYRNRIRETN from the coding sequence ATGAGTGAAAATATAATTAAACAAACAAAAAATGATAAAAAGTTTTTAATCATGTCCCATCGTGGATTTTGGGGTGGTAACGTAATTCAAAATACTCGCCAAGCTGCGATAACGGCTAAAAAAGCAGGTGCAGATATTATTGAAGTCGATGTATGCCGGTCATCTGACGGTGTATATTATCTGTTCCATAAACTCAGCGTAAGAATGTTATTAAACGTTGACAAAGAATTCGAAGAGATGACTTCTGAAGAGATCGATTCTTTAGTTTTACTTAATTCGAATGCGGAAAGATCAGGGTACCGAGTAGAGAAATTAAAAGATTTTTTAGACTGGCTTCCATTAAATTATATCGTCAACATTGATCGGTCGTCGGACTACTGGGAAGATGAAGCTTTTTTCGAGATGCTTGTAAGATCAGGCAAGAAAGATTTATTATTCCTTAAGGCCCCTGCAGAGCCAAAGTATTTAGAACAGTTGAATAAGGCTAATCTGAATATACCATTCGTTGCGATTGCTTACGAACAAGCAGATTTTGAACGTGTAAAAGCCTACGATAACATTCGGTTAATTGGAGTAGACTTGCGAATTGATGATTTAAATAATCATTCACTATTAGAAAGCAATTGGCTAAACAAGATGATTAATCAAGATATGATGATTATTGCGAATTCAGAACATTTAGGTAGAGAATATAAATTATTCGATGTGCTGGATGACACAGCGGCAATATTAGGTAGTGAGACCTATGTATGGAGCATTATGCGAAAATACGGGGTGAATGTTATTAAGACGGATTGGCCTAACTTCGTCAATGATTACCGCAACCGAATTAGAGAAACTAATTAG
- a CDS encoding ABC transporter substrate-binding protein, whose product MKLRKIGITLLSMLTLGTSFSSAMTTANAQDQEPIRIGANLELSGYGSAYGVPIIDNLTLAAEEINEAGGLLGGRMIEIIDYDNTSNKTEATSIATRLAEEDVSAVIGPATSDMIYASRPSAIDSQLPTMYPVGTSDDLTIDDNGDVLSNIFRLAFTYSFQGQAAARFAVDELGATNAAVITDQSNDYSVGLANPFKAEFEALGGTIVDELSYNGGEQDFMGILTSLAAMDFDVLYIPGFFSEGGIIVRQAREMGITQPILSGHGFASDTLIEIAGPQNATELYITSHFHTGSENPGAQEYVAKFEERYGNSPDTFDALSYDAAHLIFQAIEEAGSDDPAAIRDAMEQIQFEGITGAFQYDEYHNAVESAPMLHYIDGEVAEVFEVDGN is encoded by the coding sequence ATGAAACTAAGAAAAATTGGAATTACTTTATTATCAATGTTGACTTTAGGTACAAGCTTCTCATCGGCTATGACAACTGCAAATGCTCAAGATCAAGAACCTATTCGTATTGGTGCTAACTTAGAACTATCGGGCTATGGATCAGCTTATGGCGTGCCTATTATTGATAATCTTACTTTAGCTGCTGAAGAAATTAATGAAGCCGGAGGATTATTAGGTGGACGAATGATTGAAATCATCGATTATGATAATACATCAAATAAAACCGAAGCAACTTCTATCGCTACTCGCTTAGCAGAAGAAGATGTATCAGCAGTAATTGGCCCAGCAACCTCTGATATGATTTATGCATCGCGTCCTTCTGCTATAGATAGTCAATTGCCAACAATGTATCCAGTAGGAACTTCAGATGATTTAACAATAGATGATAATGGGGATGTATTAAGTAATATTTTCCGCTTAGCCTTTACTTACTCATTCCAAGGGCAAGCAGCCGCAAGATTTGCGGTAGATGAATTAGGCGCAACCAACGCAGCTGTGATTACAGACCAATCAAATGATTATTCGGTTGGTTTAGCGAATCCTTTCAAGGCTGAATTTGAAGCTTTAGGCGGAACAATTGTCGATGAACTTTCTTATAACGGTGGCGAGCAAGACTTTATGGGTATTTTAACGTCATTAGCTGCAATGGATTTTGATGTTTTATACATTCCTGGCTTCTTCAGTGAAGGAGGAATCATCGTTCGTCAAGCTCGCGAGATGGGGATTACACAACCTATTTTAAGTGGTCATGGTTTTGCGAGTGATACGTTAATTGAAATTGCTGGCCCTCAAAATGCGACTGAATTATATATTACATCTCATTTCCATACTGGGAGCGAGAATCCAGGTGCACAAGAGTATGTTGCCAAGTTTGAAGAGCGTTATGGAAACTCACCAGATACGTTTGATGCTTTAAGTTACGATGCTGCTCACTTAATTTTCCAAGCGATTGAAGAAGCAGGTTCAGATGATCCCGCTGCGATTCGCGATGCAATGGAACAAATTCAATTCGAAGGAATTACAGGTGCTTTTCAATATGATGAATACCATAATGCGGTAGAATCTGCACCAATGTTACATTATATAGATGGTGAAGTTGCTGAAGTATTTGAAGTTGATGGGAACTAA
- a CDS encoding N(5)-(carboxyethyl)ornithine synthase has product MKLGILKPSNPGEKRLTLLPEHIEGFENDILVEAGFGESLEVTDKEYEDKGCTVLSREEVYAQADAIYSMKGIPEEEYELLQDNQIIIGWVHPQAKGKAFMEGVATDKHLLILNIDNTNPTIAFEDKIEPIPFIRSNFTYKNSVTAGYVGTIHSMLSYGKLFSSTTNIAILGSGNVSQGAMNAASKLGAIDNIRMFYRSNMDEFYASYDEYDVIINGIAVSDPTNHMLTRDHVKNMKKGTLVVDLAAQPGEAVEFSKETTYDEPLLKVDDIFVYCIRNIPSLVYRTASDVLSESFSDWVFKRNLKDYIDLAKEHGYTTK; this is encoded by the coding sequence ATGAAATTAGGGATATTAAAACCAAGCAATCCTGGTGAGAAAAGATTAACACTACTACCAGAACATATTGAAGGCTTTGAAAATGACATATTAGTCGAGGCTGGTTTTGGTGAAAGTCTTGAAGTAACAGATAAAGAATATGAGGATAAAGGATGTACTGTCCTTTCGCGAGAAGAGGTTTATGCACAAGCCGATGCGATCTACTCGATGAAAGGTATACCTGAAGAGGAATATGAGTTATTACAAGACAACCAAATTATTATTGGTTGGGTCCATCCACAAGCTAAAGGGAAAGCGTTTATGGAAGGAGTCGCAACTGATAAACATCTGCTTATCTTAAATATTGATAATACAAATCCGACGATTGCTTTTGAAGATAAGATTGAACCTATTCCATTCATCCGAAGTAATTTCACTTACAAAAATAGTGTCACTGCTGGCTATGTTGGTACGATTCACTCGATGTTGAGTTATGGAAAATTATTCAGCTCAACTACTAATATTGCGATTCTTGGTTCAGGTAACGTATCGCAAGGTGCAATGAACGCAGCGTCGAAACTTGGTGCCATTGATAATATCCGTATGTTTTACCGTAGTAACATGGATGAGTTCTATGCATCCTATGACGAGTATGATGTGATTATTAACGGAATTGCGGTATCTGATCCGACAAACCATATGTTGACTCGTGACCATGTTAAAAACATGAAAAAAGGAACACTCGTTGTAGACTTGGCTGCACAACCTGGCGAAGCGGTTGAGTTCAGTAAAGAAACGACTTACGACGAGCCTCTACTTAAAGTTGATGATATCTTTGTATACTGTATTCGTAATATTCCTTCTTTAGTCTACCGTACGGCGAGCGATGTCTTATCGGAGTCATTTAGTGACTGGGTGTTTAAACGTAATTTAAAAGACTACATCGATTTAGCTAAAGAACACGGCTATACAACAAAATAA